A genomic region of Janthinobacterium lividum contains the following coding sequences:
- a CDS encoding short chain dehydrogenase: MKIVIIGASGTIGTAVAAQLAQRHEIIEVGSRSGTHQADMGDIAQVRALFKRIGKVDAVVVTAGKLHFGPLAEFTPEQFRLGLDSKLMGQVNVALVAQEYLNDGGSITLTSGIVAEQPIRFGTAATMTNAAVEGFVRGAAIELPRGVRINVVSPTVLAESLEAYGPFFYGFEPVAASRVALAYSRSVEGAQTGQVYKVW, encoded by the coding sequence ATGAAAATCGTTATCATCGGCGCCAGCGGCACCATCGGCACAGCCGTCGCCGCCCAACTGGCGCAACGCCATGAAATCATCGAAGTGGGCAGCCGCAGCGGCACGCACCAGGCCGACATGGGCGACATCGCACAGGTACGCGCCCTGTTCAAGCGCATCGGCAAGGTCGATGCCGTCGTCGTCACGGCCGGCAAGCTGCATTTCGGCCCGCTGGCCGAATTCACGCCCGAGCAATTCCGGCTGGGCCTGGACAGCAAGCTGATGGGCCAGGTCAACGTGGCGCTGGTGGCGCAGGAATACCTGAACGACGGCGGCTCGATCACCCTCACGAGTGGCATCGTGGCCGAGCAGCCGATCCGCTTCGGCACGGCCGCCACCATGACCAACGCGGCCGTGGAAGGTTTCGTGCGGGGCGCCGCCATCGAGTTGCCGCGCGGCGTGCGCATCAATGTCGTCAGCCCCACGGTGCTGGCCGAATCGCTGGAAGCGTATGGCCCCTTCTTCTACGGCTTCGAACCGGTCGCCGCCAGCCGCGTGGCGCTCGCTTACAGCCGCAGCGTGGAAGGGGCGCAGACGGGGCAGGTGTACAAGGTCTGGTAA
- a CDS encoding HlyD family secretion protein, translating into MSNQPGQAEHKVLSAVPPAAPAAPSAPAASASSAPPNNRVKIIAGLIVLVALGAGARMWYRSHYFVETENAYVAGHVHPVSARISGVVTKVFIDDNQMVKEGDVIAELDPFDQRVKTEQIAAQIASAEQQVLQADAQIAQVQAQASGAQAQVAQADAQLLRAKQDADRYGQLYTSQMKAVSKAELDAANAARSSAVADLAARRDSASAAKAQIGAAQAARDVAKAQVAVLRVQLKDAEQQLQYNRILAPVAGRIGKRNVETGMRVQPGQQLTAIVQDNVWVTANFKETQLADLHRGQSVHVTIDAMPGKKLVGTVDSFAPASGAQFALLPADNATGNFTKIVQRVPVKIVFQPEDIKAMNGRLVPGMSVIAEVEVNQPETQPAARHAAAPAAQTATR; encoded by the coding sequence ATGTCCAACCAGCCAGGCCAGGCAGAGCACAAGGTGCTGAGTGCCGTCCCACCCGCGGCCCCTGCCGCACCTTCCGCGCCCGCCGCTTCCGCCAGCTCCGCACCACCTAACAACCGCGTGAAAATCATCGCCGGCCTGATCGTCCTGGTCGCCCTGGGCGCTGGCGCCCGCATGTGGTACCGCAGCCACTATTTCGTGGAAACGGAAAACGCCTACGTAGCCGGCCACGTGCATCCCGTCTCGGCGCGCATTTCCGGCGTCGTCACCAAGGTCTTCATCGACGACAATCAAATGGTGAAAGAGGGCGACGTGATCGCCGAACTCGACCCGTTCGACCAGCGCGTGAAAACCGAGCAGATCGCCGCGCAGATCGCCAGTGCCGAACAGCAAGTGCTGCAGGCCGATGCGCAGATCGCGCAAGTGCAGGCGCAAGCCAGCGGCGCCCAGGCGCAAGTGGCGCAAGCGGATGCACAATTGCTGCGCGCAAAACAGGATGCGGACCGTTATGGCCAGCTGTACACGAGCCAGATGAAAGCCGTATCGAAAGCGGAACTCGACGCGGCCAACGCGGCCCGCTCGAGCGCCGTGGCCGACCTGGCCGCCCGCCGCGACAGCGCTTCGGCCGCCAAGGCGCAGATTGGCGCGGCGCAAGCTGCGCGCGACGTGGCCAAGGCACAAGTGGCCGTGCTGCGCGTGCAATTGAAGGACGCCGAACAACAGCTGCAATACAACCGCATCCTGGCCCCCGTCGCCGGCCGCATCGGCAAGCGCAACGTGGAAACGGGCATGCGCGTGCAGCCGGGCCAGCAACTGACGGCCATCGTGCAGGACAACGTCTGGGTCACCGCCAACTTCAAGGAAACACAGCTGGCTGACCTGCACCGAGGCCAGAGCGTGCACGTGACCATCGACGCCATGCCGGGCAAGAAACTGGTGGGTACCGTGGACAGCTTCGCGCCTGCCTCGGGCGCGCAATTCGCCCTGCTGCCGGCCGATAACGCCACCGGCAACTTCACCAAGATCGTCCAGCGCGTGCCCGTGAAAATCGTCTTCCAGCCGGAAGACATCAAGGCCATGAATGGCCGCCTGGTGCCGGGCATGTCGGTGATCGCCGAAGTGGAAGTGAATCAGCCTGAAACGCAGCCGGCTGCGCGCCACGCCGCCGCTCCCGCTGCCCAGACTGCCACCCGCTAA
- a CDS encoding TetR/AcrR family transcriptional regulator, with amino-acid sequence MSDPGLSDTLPTDKESDDAQELSCCGKPAGRPRAADMEARMENLLHTAGCLFLEKGYGKVSLEMIAREAHVAVRTIYVKFGGKSGLFNAVVELRRAAYFSTMPALETDMRPLPTILGEFGLLFVQLVTMPAAIRLNRMVVAEAATHPELAETFYKVGPGQTREMLTRFFSRPDIAPLFRAELTAAMLSLHLLNCLLGDQMSRLLFPPQAQPDVAQLRAKVAVSLDLFLRGTLRQPLAD; translated from the coding sequence ATGTCCGATCCCGGCCTCAGCGATACCTTGCCTACCGATAAAGAATCCGACGACGCCCAGGAGCTTTCCTGCTGCGGCAAGCCAGCCGGCCGGCCGCGCGCGGCCGACATGGAAGCGCGCATGGAAAACCTGCTGCACACGGCAGGCTGCCTGTTTCTGGAAAAGGGGTATGGAAAGGTCAGCCTGGAAATGATCGCCCGCGAAGCCCATGTGGCCGTGCGCACGATTTATGTGAAGTTTGGCGGCAAGTCCGGCTTGTTCAATGCCGTGGTGGAATTGCGCCGCGCCGCCTACTTCTCGACCATGCCGGCGCTGGAAACGGATATGCGCCCCCTGCCCACCATCCTGGGCGAGTTCGGCCTGCTGTTCGTGCAACTCGTCACCATGCCGGCGGCCATCCGCCTCAATCGCATGGTGGTGGCGGAAGCGGCCACGCACCCGGAACTGGCGGAAACGTTTTACAAGGTGGGGCCGGGACAGACGCGCGAGATGCTGACCAGGTTTTTCAGCCGCCCCGACATCGCGCCCCTGTTTCGCGCGGAGCTGACGGCCGCCATGCTGTCGCTGCACCTGCTCAATTGCCTGCTGGGCGACCAGATGTCGCGCCTGCTGTTTCCGCCACAGGCACAACCGGATGTGGCGCAATTGCGCGCCAAGGTGGCGGTCAGTCTCGACCTGTTCCTGCGTGGCACCCTGCGCCAGCCGCTGGCGGACTGA
- a CDS encoding DHA2 family efflux MFS transporter permease subunit: protein MSSPSTTLAKPPAFPVIDEKVSGRTWLAVAAGMLGAFMAVLDIQITNSSLKDILGSLSATQEEGSWISTAYLVAEIIVIPLTALLARVFGLRTYMIGTTAFFLLFSTLCGAAWNLESMIVFRMLQGFTGGALIPMAFTLVMLKLPPSKRAVGMAIFGLTATLAPAMGPTLGGYLSELYGWPSIFYINWVPGVLLIVGMIYGLDKEPLQLKLFWKADWLGIFFMALGLGCLTIFLEEGNSKDWFDSGFIIAFAALALTGILGWVVTSATRAEPFVNLALYGQRNFLVATVLSAVTGMGLYGSAFLLPLFLGQIAGYSPMQIGEVIMWVGLPQLFIMPFVAKLSSTVDNRILCSIGLLLFGGSCMMNAYMDASTGYDQLLWSQVVRALGQPFVMLTLSNFAMKGIAPKDMASASSLFNMTRNLGGSIGIALLATALSTREHFHSQRLGEAINAYSSATQLRIDQLTSSFMAKGYDAVTAGNQALQAIDGIVRREAYVMAYNDGFFLIGAILLACIVPLWLADKLKAPGGGGGGH, encoded by the coding sequence ATGAGCAGCCCCTCCACCACGCTGGCGAAGCCGCCAGCGTTTCCCGTGATCGACGAGAAAGTCTCCGGGCGCACCTGGCTGGCGGTCGCCGCCGGCATGCTGGGCGCCTTCATGGCGGTGCTCGACATCCAGATCACCAACTCCTCGCTCAAGGATATCCTTGGCTCGCTGTCGGCCACCCAGGAAGAGGGCTCGTGGATTTCCACGGCCTACCTGGTGGCGGAAATCATCGTCATTCCCCTCACCGCGCTGCTGGCGCGCGTGTTCGGACTGCGTACCTACATGATCGGCACCACCGCTTTCTTCCTGCTGTTCTCCACCCTGTGCGGGGCGGCCTGGAACCTGGAAAGCATGATCGTCTTCCGCATGCTGCAGGGGTTCACCGGCGGCGCCCTGATTCCGATGGCGTTTACCCTGGTGATGCTCAAGCTGCCGCCATCGAAGCGCGCCGTCGGCATGGCCATCTTTGGCTTGACGGCGACCCTGGCGCCGGCCATGGGACCGACCCTGGGCGGATACCTCTCCGAGCTGTATGGCTGGCCATCGATCTTCTACATCAACTGGGTGCCCGGCGTGCTGCTGATCGTCGGCATGATCTATGGCCTGGACAAGGAGCCGCTGCAACTGAAGCTGTTCTGGAAGGCCGACTGGCTGGGCATCTTCTTCATGGCCCTGGGCCTCGGTTGCCTGACCATCTTCCTGGAAGAGGGCAATTCGAAGGACTGGTTCGACTCGGGTTTCATCATCGCCTTTGCCGCGCTGGCCCTGACGGGCATCCTGGGCTGGGTCGTCACCAGCGCCACGCGCGCCGAACCGTTCGTCAACCTGGCGCTGTACGGCCAGCGCAATTTCCTGGTCGCCACCGTGCTGTCGGCCGTGACGGGCATGGGCCTGTATGGCTCGGCCTTTTTGCTGCCGCTGTTCCTGGGCCAGATCGCCGGCTACTCGCCGATGCAGATCGGTGAAGTCATCATGTGGGTGGGCTTGCCGCAGCTGTTCATCATGCCCTTCGTCGCCAAGCTGTCGTCGACGGTGGATAACCGCATCCTGTGTTCGATCGGCCTGCTGCTGTTTGGCGGCTCGTGCATGATGAATGCCTACATGGACGCTTCCACCGGCTACGACCAGCTGCTGTGGTCGCAGGTGGTGCGCGCGCTGGGCCAGCCCTTCGTCATGCTGACCCTGTCGAACTTCGCCATGAAGGGCATCGCACCGAAGGACATGGCATCCGCTTCGAGCCTGTTCAACATGACGCGCAACCTCGGCGGCTCGATCGGCATCGCCTTGCTGGCCACGGCCCTGAGCACCCGCGAGCACTTCCATTCGCAGCGCCTGGGTGAAGCGATCAATGCCTATTCCAGCGCCACGCAGCTGCGCATCGACCAGCTGACGTCCTCGTTCATGGCCAAGGGCTATGACGCCGTCACGGCCGGCAACCAGGCCTTGCAGGCGATCGATGGCATCGTGCGCCGCGAAGCGTATGTGATGGCCTATAACGACGGCTTCTTCCTGATCGGCGCCATCCTGCTGGCCTGCATCGTGCCCCTGTGGCTGGCCGACAAACTCAAAGCCCCCGGTGGCGGTGGCGGCGGTCATTGA
- a CDS encoding LysR family transcriptional regulator, with protein sequence MDKLRSMEIFVAVVDAGSFTAAAEAFRISPVMVGKHIKYLEERLGTRLLARTTRRQSLTEIGQQYVEQCRQILASIHAAERGAEAMRTAPRGKLKITAPVSFGSECIAPLLADYLDAYPEVSLELNLNDRTVDLVEEGFDAAIRIGKLEDSAMVARALRPYAMVICAAPAYLARHGTPRTPADLARHECLDFMQWTRHVRWRLARSGDDDGSPVRESRFRSNNGQALRVAALHGFGIVMQAEILMAGDIAAGRLVPLLADYVPAPRPMHLVYARDRQPTPKLTTFIDFLLERYGPAATPPPATLT encoded by the coding sequence ATGGATAAATTGCGCAGCATGGAAATTTTTGTCGCCGTCGTCGATGCGGGCAGTTTCACGGCCGCCGCCGAGGCGTTCCGGATCTCGCCCGTGATGGTGGGCAAGCACATCAAATATCTGGAAGAGCGGCTGGGCACGCGGCTGCTGGCGCGCACCACGCGGCGGCAAAGCCTGACGGAAATCGGCCAGCAGTATGTGGAGCAGTGCCGCCAGATTTTGGCCAGCATCCATGCGGCCGAACGTGGCGCGGAAGCCATGCGCACGGCGCCGCGCGGCAAGCTGAAGATCACGGCGCCCGTGTCGTTCGGCAGCGAGTGCATCGCGCCGCTGCTGGCCGACTACCTCGATGCCTATCCGGAAGTGAGCCTGGAATTGAACCTGAACGACAGGACGGTGGATCTGGTGGAGGAAGGATTCGATGCGGCCATCCGCATCGGCAAGCTGGAAGATTCCGCCATGGTGGCGCGCGCGCTGCGGCCGTATGCCATGGTGATCTGCGCCGCGCCCGCCTACCTGGCCAGACACGGCACGCCGCGCACGCCGGCCGACCTGGCGCGCCACGAATGCCTGGACTTCATGCAATGGACGCGCCATGTACGCTGGCGCCTGGCCAGGAGCGGCGACGACGATGGCAGCCCCGTGCGCGAGAGCCGCTTCCGCTCGAACAATGGGCAGGCGCTGCGCGTAGCGGCCCTGCACGGCTTCGGCATCGTCATGCAGGCGGAAATCCTGATGGCCGGCGATATCGCCGCCGGCAGGCTGGTGCCGCTGCTGGCCGACTACGTGCCGGCGCCGCGCCCCATGCACCTCGTGTATGCGCGCGACCGCCAGCCCACGCCGAAACTGACGACCTTCATTGATTTTCTGCTGGAACGCTACGGGCCGGCGGCGACACCGCCGCCGGCCACGCTCACGTAA
- a CDS encoding efflux transporter outer membrane subunit, which produces MNTVMTKIAAAASLAVLLAACGTVGQDFKAPANLAGIDTATFRHGAGSADAAQLPAEWWNVFGDDTLNRLEQAALRDNPSVKAAGERLLQALAQSGTARANQGPSVNVSTGISNSRTSANTSQGLALGNRSISGNNFSVGGTLSYEVDLLGRVKRMVEAADSQALAAQADRDGVLLMLSAQVASNYWQLRGLDAEMAILNGALDTRRESAQLVEARFNAGLTNELDLARAKVELSNAQADLHEVKRQRNQLENSLATLTGKPPSALQLPVAADPSILPLPPGIPVGLPASLLAHRPDLVSSVAGLRAANAQVGVAEGAFYPTLQLTGNFGYASEKLRDLAQGGSRQFSFGPLALSLPIFDGGRNQANLELSKARYAEAVANHETKLLTALREVEDALSDVEQRQLQGDAQALSQAAAARAYLVARTRYERGISTYLDVTDAQRSSLAADRAAAQIKTQRLLATVAVARSLGAGWQPDGELAKLASAPAAKVN; this is translated from the coding sequence ATGAACACAGTTATGACCAAAATCGCCGCAGCCGCCTCGCTGGCCGTGCTGCTTGCCGCCTGCGGCACCGTGGGCCAGGATTTCAAGGCGCCCGCCAATCTGGCCGGCATCGACACGGCCACGTTCCGCCATGGCGCGGGTAGCGCGGACGCCGCGCAATTGCCGGCCGAATGGTGGAACGTGTTCGGCGACGATACCCTGAACCGGCTGGAACAAGCCGCGCTGCGCGACAACCCGAGCGTGAAAGCGGCCGGCGAGCGATTGCTGCAGGCGCTGGCGCAAAGCGGCACGGCGCGTGCGAACCAGGGGCCGAGCGTGAACGTCAGCACGGGCATCTCGAACTCGCGCACCTCGGCCAACACCTCGCAGGGCCTGGCCCTGGGCAACCGCTCCATCAGCGGCAACAATTTTTCAGTGGGTGGCACGCTGTCGTACGAAGTCGACTTGCTGGGGCGTGTCAAGCGCATGGTCGAAGCGGCCGATTCGCAGGCGCTGGCGGCGCAGGCGGACCGCGACGGCGTGCTGCTGATGCTGTCGGCGCAAGTGGCCAGCAACTACTGGCAGCTGCGCGGCCTCGATGCGGAAATGGCGATACTGAATGGTGCGCTCGATACGCGCCGCGAATCGGCGCAGCTGGTCGAGGCGCGCTTCAACGCGGGCCTGACGAATGAGCTGGACCTGGCGCGCGCGAAAGTCGAACTGTCGAACGCGCAGGCCGACCTGCATGAAGTCAAGCGCCAGCGCAACCAGCTGGAAAACAGCCTGGCCACCCTGACGGGCAAGCCGCCGTCGGCGCTGCAATTGCCGGTCGCCGCCGATCCGTCGATCTTGCCGCTGCCGCCAGGTATCCCTGTCGGCCTGCCAGCCAGCCTGCTGGCGCACCGCCCGGACCTTGTTTCCAGCGTGGCGGGCCTGCGCGCGGCGAATGCGCAAGTAGGCGTGGCCGAAGGCGCGTTTTATCCGACGCTGCAATTGACGGGCAATTTCGGCTATGCCTCCGAAAAGCTGCGCGACCTGGCGCAGGGCGGTTCGCGCCAGTTCAGCTTTGGTCCGCTGGCCCTGTCCCTGCCGATCTTCGACGGTGGCCGCAACCAGGCCAACCTGGAGTTGAGCAAGGCGCGCTATGCGGAAGCCGTGGCGAACCATGAAACCAAGCTGTTGACGGCCTTGCGCGAAGTGGAAGATGCGCTGTCCGACGTGGAGCAGCGCCAGTTGCAGGGCGACGCCCAGGCCCTGTCGCAGGCAGCGGCGGCGCGCGCCTACCTGGTGGCGCGCACGCGCTACGAGCGTGGCATCTCGACCTACCTGGACGTGACGGACGCGCAGCGCAGTTCGCTGGCAGCGGACCGCGCCGCCGCGCAGATCAAGACCCAGCGCCTGCTGGCGACCGTCGCCGTGGCGAGGTCTTTAGGTGCCGGCTGGCAGCCGGACGGCGAACTGGCCAAGCTGGCGTCGGCGCCCGCCGCAAAGGTGAACTAA
- a CDS encoding dipeptidyl-peptidase 3 family protein — MKNILIPLLMAAAVGSACAATQAAAPATPATAAQLTAMSARYAPVALTADVAHLSAGDREAIAKLVEAAKLVDVLQLRQRWSGNEALWAALKKDKSALGQARLNYFWINKGPWSVLDAHASFMPASYAGIAIPAHKPEAGNFYPQGATKASLETWMNGLTADDKQQAQWFFTTIRAGKDGKYHTVKYSDEYKVELKQLAKLLDEAAAATDNASLKKFLTLRAKAFLDNDYLPSDFAWMDLDSPVDITIGPYETYNDELFGYKAAFEAYVNIRDQAETQKLNFFARHMQELEDNLPLDARYRNPKVGALAPMVVVNQVYGAGDGNMAVQTAAYNLPNDERIISARGSKRVMLKNVQEAKFKATLTPISKLVLTPEAQQDVDFNSFFTHILAHEIMHGLGPHATTVDGKPSTPRQDLKEAYSTIEEAKADITGLFALRYMMDKGQLNDTLGQGEAAERKLYNTFLASGFRTLHFGLTDSHARGMAIQMNYILDKGGFVSLGDGKFGVDFGKIKQAVIDLDREFLTIEATGDYARAKDLMTKYVVIRPEVQVALDKMKAVPNDIRPEFVTARALDKAAKK, encoded by the coding sequence ATGAAAAACATCCTGATTCCCCTGCTGATGGCCGCCGCCGTCGGCAGCGCCTGCGCCGCAACGCAAGCGGCCGCACCCGCAACCCCGGCCACCGCCGCGCAACTGACGGCCATGAGCGCGCGTTATGCGCCCGTCGCGCTGACGGCCGATGTTGCGCACCTGTCCGCAGGCGACCGCGAGGCCATCGCCAAGCTGGTTGAAGCGGCCAAGCTGGTTGACGTGCTGCAGCTGCGCCAGCGCTGGTCCGGCAATGAAGCGCTGTGGGCAGCCCTGAAGAAAGACAAGTCGGCCCTGGGCCAGGCCCGTTTGAACTATTTCTGGATCAACAAGGGCCCATGGTCGGTGCTCGATGCCCATGCCTCCTTCATGCCTGCCAGCTATGCTGGCATCGCCATTCCCGCGCACAAGCCGGAAGCGGGCAATTTCTATCCGCAGGGCGCCACCAAGGCCAGCCTGGAAACGTGGATGAACGGCTTGACGGCGGACGACAAGCAGCAGGCGCAATGGTTCTTCACGACGATTCGCGCGGGCAAGGACGGCAAATACCACACAGTAAAATATTCGGATGAATACAAGGTGGAACTGAAGCAGTTGGCCAAGCTGCTCGACGAAGCGGCCGCCGCCACGGACAACGCATCCCTGAAGAAATTCCTCACCCTGCGCGCCAAGGCTTTCCTCGACAACGACTATCTGCCGTCCGACTTCGCCTGGATGGACCTCGATTCACCCGTCGACATCACCATCGGCCCGTACGAGACGTATAACGACGAATTGTTCGGCTACAAAGCCGCGTTCGAAGCCTACGTGAACATCCGCGACCAGGCGGAAACGCAAAAGCTGAACTTCTTCGCCAGGCACATGCAGGAACTGGAAGACAACCTGCCGCTCGACGCCCGGTACCGCAATCCGAAAGTGGGCGCGCTGGCGCCGATGGTGGTGGTCAACCAGGTGTACGGCGCCGGCGACGGCAACATGGCCGTGCAGACGGCCGCCTACAACTTGCCGAACGACGAGCGCATCATCAGCGCGCGCGGCTCCAAGCGCGTGATGTTGAAGAATGTGCAGGAAGCCAAGTTCAAGGCCACCCTGACGCCGATCTCGAAACTGGTGCTCACGCCCGAGGCGCAGCAGGACGTGGACTTCAATTCCTTCTTCACGCACATCCTCGCGCATGAAATCATGCACGGCCTGGGCCCGCATGCGACCACGGTGGACGGCAAGCCATCGACGCCGCGCCAGGACTTGAAGGAAGCCTATTCCACCATCGAGGAAGCCAAGGCGGACATTACCGGCCTGTTCGCGCTGCGCTACATGATGGACAAGGGGCAACTGAACGACACCCTGGGCCAGGGCGAGGCGGCCGAGCGCAAGCTGTACAACACTTTCCTTGCCTCCGGTTTCCGCACCCTGCATTTCGGCTTGACGGATTCGCATGCGCGCGGCATGGCCATCCAGATGAATTACATCCTCGACAAGGGCGGCTTTGTATCGCTGGGCGACGGCAAGTTCGGCGTCGATTTTGGCAAGATCAAACAGGCCGTGATCGACCTGGACCGTGAATTCTTGACCATCGAGGCGACGGGCGACTATGCGCGCGCGAAAGACCTGATGACCAAGTACGTGGTGATCCGCCCCGAAGTGCAGGTGGCGCTCGACAAGATGAAGGCCGTGCCCAACGATATCCGCCCGGAATTCGTCACGGCCCGCGCGCTGGACAAGGCGGCGAAGAAATAA